In a single window of the Pelagibacterium sp. 26DY04 genome:
- a CDS encoding ABC transporter substrate-binding protein has product MFKRPSVALISLLAFAAPVAAQDFPVTIEHVYGTTTIEEQPQRVVSIGLHEQDFLYALGVAPIGVKEWFGEKPYATWPWAEDERAALGAEPEVMTGDGINFEWVLAQDPDLIVGIYWWLEQEDYDRLSEIAPVVASPAGYDVWAAPWQAELAIIDQATSGNTEKSDAIVAEFDARYAEVRSAYPELEGMTGTNIYLEDDGNFTAWGPNDLASKFLVDLGLVFPPQLEGLAAEDNRITISAENIDLLEMDVAVWPVAEGSDVQSVVEALPTYQSLAIAREGRSVWLDDGDGLAYAAMSWQTPLSLGYLLDILPAQLAAAADGDPETQAE; this is encoded by the coding sequence ATGTTCAAGCGTCCCAGCGTTGCGCTCATTTCCTTGCTTGCCTTTGCCGCGCCGGTCGCGGCCCAGGATTTTCCGGTCACCATCGAGCACGTTTACGGCACCACGACGATCGAGGAGCAGCCTCAGCGCGTCGTTTCCATCGGCCTGCACGAGCAGGATTTCCTCTACGCCCTGGGCGTTGCCCCGATTGGCGTCAAGGAGTGGTTCGGGGAAAAGCCCTACGCAACCTGGCCCTGGGCCGAGGATGAGCGCGCCGCGCTGGGCGCCGAGCCCGAGGTGATGACCGGAGACGGCATCAATTTCGAATGGGTGCTGGCCCAGGACCCCGATCTGATCGTCGGCATCTATTGGTGGCTGGAACAGGAAGACTATGATCGTCTGTCCGAGATCGCCCCCGTGGTCGCAAGCCCGGCCGGTTACGATGTCTGGGCGGCTCCCTGGCAGGCGGAACTGGCGATCATCGATCAGGCGACGTCGGGCAATACGGAAAAATCGGATGCGATCGTCGCCGAATTCGATGCCCGCTACGCCGAGGTGCGCTCCGCCTATCCTGAACTCGAAGGCATGACCGGCACCAACATCTATCTCGAGGACGACGGCAATTTCACCGCCTGGGGGCCGAACGATCTCGCCAGCAAGTTCCTTGTCGATCTCGGCCTCGTATTCCCGCCCCAGCTCGAAGGGCTGGCCGCGGAGGACAATCGCATAACCATCAGTGCGGAAAACATCGACCTGCTGGAAATGGACGTCGCCGTCTGGCCGGTCGCGGAGGGCTCGGACGTCCAGAGCGTCGTCGAAGCGCTGCCGACCTATCAGTCATTGGCCATCGCGCGGGAAGGCCGCTCGGTGTGGCTGGACGACGGCGACGGCCTCGCCTATGCGGCCATGAGCTGGCAGACCCCCCTGTCGCTGGGCTACCTGCTCGACATCCTCCCCGCCCAACTCGCCGCCGCCGCCGATGGCGATCCGGAGACGCAAGCAGAGTAG
- the ftsH gene encoding ATP-dependent zinc metalloprotease FtsH: MNGNFRNLAIWLVILFMLLGLFQVFQSSTRTVSTVERTYSQFVSDVDNGRVQEVTIIDNTVQGRTNEGTRFEVTIPEGANIVERLENQGVAITARAPEGSPFWSILLSSWLPFIVLIAVWFFFIRQMQGGGRGGAMGFGKSRAKMLTEASGKVTFEDVAGVEEAKQDLEEIVEFLRDPGKFQRLGGRIPRGVLLVGPPGTGKTLLARSVAGEANVPFFTISGSDFVEMFVGVGASRVRDMFEQAKKNAPCIIFIDEIDAVGRQRGAGLGGGNDEREQTLNQLLVEMDGFEANEGIILIAATNRPDVLDPALLRPGRFDRQVVVPNPDVAGRERILKVHVRKVPLAPDVDLKVLARGTPGFSGADLMNLVNEAALLAARRNKRFVTHAEFEDAKDKILMGAERRTMAMTDEEKALTAYHEAGHALINLKLAGKLDPIHKATIIPRGRALGMVMTLPEKDSYSFSREKAVARLAMLFGGREAEIYKFGPEKVTSGASGDIQMATNLARSMVMEWGMSEKLGRVRYKSNDQEVFLGHSVTQSQHMSDETAKLIDEEVRKLIEDGETAARNMIRDNLDQFETLAQALLEYETLTGDELRGLMDGKQPVRDIDNDNTPKSTGVPKAGKAHKKRSGDQGEPDAGLEPQPGT; the protein is encoded by the coding sequence ATGAACGGCAATTTTCGCAACTTGGCCATCTGGCTGGTGATCCTTTTCATGCTCTTGGGGCTGTTCCAGGTCTTCCAGTCCTCGACCCGCACGGTTTCCACGGTGGAGCGGACCTATAGCCAGTTCGTTTCCGACGTCGACAACGGTCGTGTGCAGGAAGTCACCATCATCGACAACACCGTCCAGGGCCGCACCAATGAAGGCACGCGGTTCGAGGTGACCATCCCCGAAGGCGCCAATATCGTTGAGCGCCTCGAAAACCAGGGCGTGGCGATCACCGCCCGCGCGCCGGAAGGCTCGCCCTTCTGGTCCATCCTGCTTTCGAGCTGGCTGCCCTTCATCGTCCTGATCGCAGTGTGGTTCTTCTTCATCCGCCAGATGCAGGGCGGTGGCCGTGGCGGCGCCATGGGCTTTGGCAAGAGCCGCGCCAAGATGCTCACCGAAGCCTCGGGCAAGGTGACCTTCGAGGATGTGGCGGGCGTCGAAGAAGCCAAGCAGGACCTCGAAGAGATCGTCGAATTTCTCCGCGATCCGGGCAAGTTCCAGCGCCTTGGCGGCCGCATTCCGCGTGGCGTGTTGCTTGTGGGCCCTCCGGGCACCGGTAAGACGCTGCTGGCCCGCTCGGTGGCCGGCGAAGCCAATGTGCCGTTCTTCACCATTTCGGGTTCGGACTTCGTTGAAATGTTCGTTGGCGTCGGCGCTTCGCGCGTCCGCGACATGTTCGAGCAGGCCAAGAAGAACGCCCCGTGCATCATCTTCATCGACGAAATCGACGCCGTCGGCCGCCAGCGTGGCGCTGGCCTGGGCGGTGGCAATGACGAACGCGAGCAGACCCTCAACCAGCTCCTTGTCGAGATGGACGGCTTCGAGGCCAATGAAGGCATCATCCTGATCGCGGCGACCAACCGTCCCGACGTTCTCGATCCCGCCCTTCTGCGCCCCGGCCGCTTCGACCGTCAGGTGGTCGTCCCCAATCCGGACGTCGCCGGCCGCGAACGCATCCTCAAGGTCCACGTCCGCAAGGTGCCGCTGGCCCCCGATGTCGATCTCAAGGTCCTCGCCCGCGGTACGCCCGGTTTCTCGGGCGCCGACCTCATGAATCTCGTCAACGAGGCCGCGCTTCTGGCCGCCCGCCGCAACAAGCGGTTCGTCACCCATGCCGAGTTCGAGGACGCCAAGGACAAGATCCTCATGGGTGCCGAACGGCGCACCATGGCGATGACCGACGAGGAAAAGGCGCTCACCGCCTATCACGAGGCCGGTCACGCGTTGATCAACCTCAAGCTCGCCGGCAAGCTCGATCCGATCCACAAGGCGACGATCATCCCGCGCGGCCGCGCGCTGGGCATGGTGATGACGCTGCCGGAAAAGGACAGCTACTCGTTCTCCCGCGAAAAGGCGGTGGCGCGTCTGGCCATGCTGTTCGGCGGCCGCGAGGCCGAGATCTACAAGTTCGGCCCTGAAAAGGTCACCTCCGGCGCTTCGGGCGACATCCAGATGGCGACCAACCTCGCCCGCTCGATGGTCATGGAATGGGGCATGAGCGAAAAGCTCGGCCGGGTGCGGTACAAGTCGAACGACCAGGAAGTGTTTCTGGGCCATTCGGTCACCCAGTCCCAGCACATGTCTGACGAAACCGCCAAGCTGATCGACGAGGAAGTCCGCAAGCTCATCGAGGACGGCGAAACCGCCGCCCGCAACATGATCCGCGACAATCTCGATCAGTTCGAAACCCTCGCCCAGGCGCTGCTCGAATATGAGACGCTGACCGGTGACGAGCTGCGCGGGCTGATGGACGGCAAGCAGCCGGTCCGCGACATCGACAACGACAACACGCCCAAATCGACCGGCGTGCCCAAGGCGGGCAAGGCGCACAAGAAGCGCAGCGGCGATCAGGGCGAACCCGACGCCGGGCTCGAACCCCAGCCGGGCACCTGA
- the tilS gene encoding tRNA lysidine(34) synthetase TilS, whose product MTSEIGSESSSDLDPARLFAPVAHEETIGLAVSGGADSLALMLLYAAWTAPEKPKAIVYTLDHGLRPEARGEAEMVAREATRLGLPARLLTWEGPKPLSGKQQAARAARYRLIGEAMKADGVALLLTAHHRRDQAETMLMRLAHGSGVTGLGAMRSFSCVEGVAVFRPLLEISPDALAACVEQAGLSPALDPSNADPAYERTRWREALAQLEALGLTEDGLARAARRLQRIDALADRITDEFLAAHVTRDRLGVLRLARPALVEVDREIAIRALARLLAAASGSRSYALARIEALAERIGSGANFAATLGGARCEAGNDTVVFYREAGRKPIAPVQLAPGETHLWDGRFTITASVPARVEPATAMTRERFKALAGTPLWCPVAALRAAPLICDDHGTVLALGALVIQPGVRVGRPPLTASSANCGNRPPQLPGALVSPE is encoded by the coding sequence ATGACGAGCGAAATTGGCTCTGAGAGCTCCAGCGATCTCGACCCGGCGCGGCTTTTCGCGCCGGTCGCTCACGAAGAAACCATCGGCCTCGCCGTTTCGGGCGGGGCCGATTCACTGGCGCTGATGCTGCTCTATGCCGCCTGGACCGCGCCGGAAAAGCCCAAAGCCATCGTCTATACGCTCGATCACGGGTTAAGGCCCGAGGCGCGTGGCGAAGCCGAAATGGTGGCGCGCGAGGCGACCCGGTTGGGATTGCCCGCCCGGCTTTTGACCTGGGAAGGGCCCAAGCCTTTGTCGGGCAAACAGCAAGCCGCCCGTGCCGCGCGCTATCGCTTGATCGGAGAGGCGATGAAGGCCGATGGCGTGGCCCTGCTGCTCACTGCCCATCATCGCCGCGATCAGGCCGAAACCATGCTCATGCGCCTCGCCCATGGCAGCGGCGTGACCGGGCTCGGCGCCATGCGCAGCTTTTCCTGCGTCGAAGGCGTTGCTGTGTTCCGGCCGTTGCTCGAGATTTCCCCTGATGCGCTTGCCGCCTGTGTGGAGCAGGCCGGCCTTTCACCCGCCCTCGATCCGTCCAATGCCGATCCGGCCTATGAGCGTACGCGCTGGCGCGAGGCGCTGGCGCAGTTGGAGGCTCTGGGGCTGACGGAGGACGGTCTCGCCCGCGCCGCCCGGCGATTGCAGCGTATCGATGCCTTGGCTGACCGGATCACGGATGAATTTCTGGCTGCGCATGTGACACGGGATCGACTGGGTGTTCTTAGGCTCGCCCGCCCGGCGTTGGTAGAGGTCGACCGGGAGATTGCGATCCGGGCCTTGGCCCGCCTGCTTGCCGCCGCGTCGGGCAGCCGGTCCTATGCGCTTGCGCGTATCGAAGCCTTGGCCGAGCGGATCGGTTCGGGCGCAAACTTTGCCGCTACCCTGGGCGGCGCGCGATGCGAGGCCGGCAATGACACCGTGGTTTTCTACCGCGAAGCCGGACGCAAGCCGATTGCGCCGGTTCAACTCGCTCCCGGTGAAACCCATCTATGGGATGGCCGTTTCACCATCACAGCGTCAGTGCCGGCCCGGGTCGAGCCGGCCACGGCCATGACGCGGGAGCGGTTCAAGGCGCTGGCCGGAACGCCGCTGTGGTGCCCGGTTGCGGCCTTGCGCGCCGCCCCACTGATTTGTGATGACCATGGCACCGTTCTGGCGCTCGGTGCGTTGGTCATTCAACCGGGCGTTAGGGTCGGCCGGCCGCCGTTAACCGCTTCAAGCGCTAACTGCGGCAATCGGCCACCACAGTTGCCCGGCGCCCTTGTATCGCCCGAATGA
- the ybgF gene encoding tol-pal system protein YbgF — protein MLGLSSAPARRWRQGAAIAATAGLLTFAMTVAGQGQGNDLASLQVRLSQLEEQQRVNSGQIEGLQFQLTQLQSLLERMQEDNEFRFQQLEGGGLGETDAVTPSGGETPADRLPQETAPQDPQTQGDAEAPTVIDPLVGDADLMDGTEMGSEDNLYARDVFGPQGPEGQSEEPSQDQAPAEEGVVLGPPEGELGTTPPSQPLDLSFDPDATPLNEGDANAQYQAGYDAVVRGEYAFAENQFRQFVESFPDNPQAPDATYWLGETLIQRAAFGEAAEVLLEGFERYPTSTRAPDLLLNLGVALHGAGEFDTACRTYGEVLRRYPDSTQAFRDRVTAEQARAGC, from the coding sequence GTGTTAGGACTTTCCAGTGCGCCGGCGAGGCGGTGGCGGCAGGGTGCCGCGATCGCTGCGACAGCCGGACTGCTCACTTTCGCCATGACCGTTGCCGGCCAGGGGCAGGGCAACGATCTTGCCAGCCTGCAGGTGCGACTCAGCCAGCTCGAAGAGCAGCAGCGGGTCAATTCGGGTCAGATCGAAGGGCTTCAGTTCCAGCTCACCCAGCTCCAGAGCCTGCTTGAGCGCATGCAGGAAGATAATGAATTCCGCTTCCAGCAGCTGGAGGGCGGTGGCCTGGGGGAAACTGATGCGGTAACCCCCTCCGGCGGCGAGACGCCTGCCGATCGGTTACCGCAGGAAACGGCTCCGCAGGACCCCCAGACGCAAGGTGATGCCGAGGCGCCTACGGTCATCGATCCCCTAGTGGGCGATGCCGACCTGATGGACGGCACCGAGATGGGCAGCGAGGACAACCTATACGCCCGCGATGTGTTCGGCCCGCAAGGGCCGGAAGGGCAGTCCGAGGAGCCGTCGCAGGATCAGGCTCCGGCAGAAGAAGGCGTGGTCCTTGGTCCGCCGGAAGGTGAACTGGGAACGACCCCACCGTCGCAGCCGCTCGATCTGAGCTTCGACCCCGACGCCACCCCCCTCAACGAGGGTGATGCCAACGCCCAGTATCAAGCCGGCTACGATGCGGTTGTGCGGGGCGAATATGCGTTCGCCGAAAACCAGTTTCGCCAGTTCGTCGAGAGCTTCCCGGACAACCCGCAGGCCCCCGACGCCACCTATTGGCTGGGTGAAACGCTGATCCAGCGCGCCGCCTTCGGGGAAGCGGCCGAGGTGCTGCTGGAAGGGTTCGAGCGGTATCCGACCTCAACCCGGGCCCCCGACCTGCTGCTCAATCTGGGCGTGGCGCTCCACGGAGCGGGCGAATTCGATACCGCCTGCCGCACCTATGGCGAGGTGCTGCGCCGCTATCCCGATTCCACCCAGGCCTTCCGGGACCGGGTGACGGCCGAGCAGGCGCGGGCAGGGTGCTGA
- the pal gene encoding peptidoglycan-associated lipoprotein Pal, protein MAVLLVAVAACARTPTTGVGNIGTGPGGVGGGGAPGSQQEFLVSVGDRVFFETDSSVLTADGQATLDKQAQWLQQYPQYRIVIEGHADERGTREYNIALGARRATAVVNYLVSRGIPQDRLSTVSYGKERPVAICNDISCWSQNRRAVTVLTN, encoded by the coding sequence ATGGCGGTCTTGCTCGTTGCCGTCGCCGCCTGTGCCCGCACCCCGACCACTGGCGTCGGCAATATCGGCACGGGCCCCGGCGGGGTAGGGGGCGGTGGCGCTCCCGGCAGCCAGCAGGAATTCCTCGTCTCGGTCGGCGACCGCGTTTTCTTTGAAACCGATTCCTCGGTTCTGACCGCCGACGGCCAGGCAACGCTCGACAAGCAGGCACAGTGGCTGCAGCAATATCCGCAATACCGCATCGTCATCGAAGGCCATGCGGACGAACGCGGTACGCGTGAATACAACATCGCGCTGGGTGCCCGCCGCGCCACGGCCGTGGTTAACTACCTGGTTTCCCGCGGAATTCCGCAGGATCGGCTCTCGACGGTTTCCTACGGCAAGGAGCGCCCGGTCGCCATCTGCAACGACATTTCGTGCTGGAGCCAGAACCGCCGCGCGGTCACAGTCTTGACAAACTAG
- the tolB gene encoding Tol-Pal system beta propeller repeat protein TolB, translating into METDVQNTLINRRAALKLGLSGAAMLAAGPALAQLQITVTGGNFTPMPIAVPNFNSGDPAFGAEVAQVVRNNLTGSGLFRLVDPAGYPQAVGDPNATPDFGAWRTTGADAVVMADVNNTGQLQSSLRLWDTTAGAQVTGKSYGADANSWRRIAHMASDAIYTGLTGETGYFDSRAVFVAESGPRANRVRRLAIMDQDGANIRYLTDGSQQILTPRLSPDGQLCAYMVLDGPNSSGIFILNLATGQTQSLGRFGQMSFAPRFSPDGRRLVFSVTNGAVTNIYGLDLAGGQPLQLTTGSAIDTSPSYSPDGQRLTFESDRGGRPQIYVMPAGGGGAERISYGDGSYSTPVWSPKGDLIAFTRQSGGQFSIGIMNPDGSGERILATSYHAEGPTWAPNGRVLMFFRDPGGNDGSQLYSIDIWGRNERRIPTEGFASDPAWGPLLS; encoded by the coding sequence ATGGAGACTGACGTGCAGAACACTCTGATCAACCGCCGCGCGGCGCTCAAGCTGGGCTTATCCGGAGCCGCGATGCTTGCAGCGGGCCCGGCGCTCGCCCAGTTGCAGATCACCGTCACCGGCGGCAATTTCACGCCGATGCCGATCGCGGTTCCCAACTTCAATTCCGGCGATCCGGCCTTCGGCGCGGAGGTCGCGCAGGTGGTGCGCAACAATCTCACGGGTTCGGGCCTTTTCCGGCTGGTCGACCCGGCCGGCTATCCGCAGGCCGTGGGCGATCCCAATGCCACGCCGGATTTTGGCGCCTGGCGCACGACGGGCGCCGACGCGGTGGTGATGGCAGATGTCAACAACACCGGTCAGCTCCAGTCTAGCCTTCGCCTCTGGGACACTACGGCGGGCGCACAGGTCACCGGCAAGTCCTATGGCGCGGACGCCAATTCCTGGCGCCGCATCGCCCATATGGCGTCCGATGCCATCTATACCGGGCTCACCGGCGAGACTGGGTATTTCGACTCCCGCGCCGTCTTCGTGGCCGAAAGCGGCCCGCGCGCCAACCGTGTCCGGCGCCTGGCCATCATGGATCAGGACGGCGCCAATATCCGCTATCTCACCGACGGCAGCCAGCAGATCCTCACCCCGCGTCTTTCGCCCGATGGCCAGCTTTGCGCCTATATGGTGCTGGACGGTCCCAATTCCTCGGGCATCTTCATCCTCAACCTGGCGACCGGCCAGACCCAATCGCTGGGCCGGTTCGGCCAGATGAGCTTTGCGCCGCGCTTTTCGCCCGATGGGCGGCGGCTGGTGTTCTCGGTCACCAACGGCGCAGTCACCAACATCTATGGGCTCGATCTGGCGGGCGGGCAGCCCCTGCAGCTCACGACCGGCTCGGCCATCGATACTTCGCCGTCCTATTCGCCCGACGGCCAGCGCCTCACCTTTGAATCCGACCGTGGTGGCCGTCCCCAGATCTACGTCATGCCGGCCGGTGGTGGGGGTGCCGAGCGCATCTCTTATGGCGACGGCTCCTATTCGACCCCCGTCTGGTCGCCCAAGGGCGATCTCATCGCCTTCACGCGTCAGTCCGGCGGTCAGTTCTCGATCGGGATCATGAACCCGGACGGGTCGGGCGAGCGCATCCTTGCCACCTCCTACCATGCCGAAGGGCCGACCTGGGCGCCCAATGGGCGCGTGCTGATGTTCTTCCGCGATCCGGGCGGAAATGACGGCTCCCAGCTCTATTCCATCGACATCTGGGGCCGCAACGAGCGCCGCATTCCCACCGAAGGCTTTGCCTCCGACCCGGCCTGGGGGCCGCTGTTGTCATAG
- the tolR gene encoding protein TolR has translation MGMGVAGGGGGGRRRRGQRNRMMSEINVTPFVDVVLVLLIVFMVAAPMMTAGVAIDLPQTAAGELEATREPITVSVTPDGAVYVGEDQVEAGGLVAAVEALAESTEDRIYVRGDTAVNYGAVMQVMGTLSGAGYTRIGLITEQANTENSGQ, from the coding sequence ATGGGCATGGGTGTTGCAGGAGGCGGAGGCGGCGGACGCCGCCGTCGCGGCCAGCGCAATCGCATGATGAGCGAGATCAATGTCACCCCGTTCGTGGACGTGGTGCTGGTGCTTCTCATCGTCTTCATGGTTGCCGCCCCGATGATGACGGCAGGCGTCGCCATCGACCTGCCACAGACGGCGGCCGGAGAACTCGAAGCCACCCGTGAGCCGATCACCGTATCGGTCACCCCTGACGGCGCGGTCTATGTGGGCGAGGACCAGGTGGAAGCGGGCGGGCTCGTCGCCGCCGTGGAGGCTTTGGCCGAAAGCACCGAGGACCGCATCTATGTACGCGGCGACACGGCGGTCAACTATGGCGCCGTCATGCAGGTCATGGGGACGCTGTCGGGGGCAGGGTATACGCGCATCGGGCTGATCACCGAGCAGGCGAACACCGAAAATTCGGGACAATAG
- the tolQ gene encoding protein TolQ, which translates to MDAVGSAAAHTDFSPIGLFMMADIVVKFVMLGLLAASIWCWAIIIDKSMMFTRTRRDMNQFERTFWSGQSLEELYQTLSQRPTTGLASVFVAAMKEWKRSHEQNASSYVGVQARLEKVLDVAISRESETLEKRLSFLATVGSAAPFIGLFGTVWGIMNAFSSIAASQSASLGVVAGPIAEALFATAIGLVAAIPAVIAYNKLSGDANKLIGRLEGFADEFSAILGRQLEARSRK; encoded by the coding sequence ATGGACGCAGTGGGCAGCGCGGCCGCGCATACGGATTTTTCGCCCATCGGCCTGTTCATGATGGCCGACATCGTCGTCAAGTTCGTGATGCTGGGGCTCTTGGCCGCTTCGATCTGGTGCTGGGCCATCATCATCGACAAGTCGATGATGTTCACCCGTACCCGGCGCGACATGAACCAGTTCGAGCGCACCTTCTGGTCCGGCCAGTCGCTCGAGGAGCTTTACCAAACGCTCTCCCAGCGCCCCACCACCGGCCTTGCCTCGGTGTTCGTCGCGGCCATGAAGGAATGGAAGCGCAGCCACGAGCAGAACGCCTCGAGCTATGTGGGCGTACAGGCGCGGCTGGAAAAAGTGCTGGATGTCGCCATCTCGCGCGAAAGCGAAACGCTTGAAAAGCGCCTGTCCTTTTTGGCCACCGTCGGCTCTGCCGCCCCGTTCATCGGTCTGTTCGGAACCGTCTGGGGCATCATGAACGCCTTTTCCTCCATCGCGGCATCGCAAAGCGCCAGCCTGGGCGTCGTCGCCGGCCCCATTGCCGAGGCGCTGTTTGCCACCGCCATCGGCCTTGTCGCGGCCATTCCGGCGGTTATCGCCTACAACAAGCTTTCGGGCGATGCCAACAAGCTCATCGGCCGGCTCGAAGGGTTCGCCGATGAATTCTCGGCCATCCTGGGCCGCCAGCTCGAAGCGCGGAGCCGCAAGTAA
- the ybgC gene encoding tol-pal system-associated acyl-CoA thioesterase — MTIFGGEIGSDGVHRFPVRVYFEDTDFSTNVYHAAYLKYFERARTEFLRAHGIHHSELIKDGLAFAVREMTISYDRPAHIDDLLEVATHMAEAGGARFVLEQTLTRAGEVICRARVVAVLLNAAGRPVRLPAGLKALLGPR; from the coding sequence GTGACCATTTTCGGCGGCGAGATCGGGTCCGATGGCGTGCATCGCTTTCCGGTGCGCGTCTATTTCGAGGACACCGACTTTTCGACCAATGTCTATCACGCTGCCTATCTCAAATATTTCGAGCGGGCGCGGACCGAATTTTTGCGCGCCCACGGCATTCATCACTCGGAATTGATCAAGGACGGTCTCGCCTTCGCGGTGCGCGAAATGACCATTTCCTACGATCGCCCCGCCCATATCGACGACCTGCTCGAGGTCGCAACCCATATGGCGGAGGCCGGCGGCGCCCGCTTTGTGCTCGAGCAGACGCTGACCCGCGCCGGTGAGGTGATCTGCCGCGCCCGCGTGGTGGCGGTGCTGCTCAACGCTGCCGGCCGCCCCGTGCGGCTGCCGGCGGGGCTCAAAGCCCTGCTGGGCCCGCGTTGA
- a CDS encoding NUDIX domain-containing protein codes for MNAPRQIISIDLGSGRFNLRAAAIALREGRVLVHRAQWDTHWTLPGGRVEVGEESDVALAREIEEEMGVIARIGALRFVMENFFSYNGISFHEMGLYYTVTLPEAFPFRVDGEICHECVDGNAHLQFKWVDAREPSLTEIGFQPERLRGRLLGSDAGLTHITHREAER; via the coding sequence ATGAACGCGCCCAGGCAGATAATCAGCATCGATCTGGGCAGCGGGCGCTTCAATCTGCGCGCCGCCGCGATTGCCTTGCGCGAGGGTCGTGTCCTCGTGCACAGGGCGCAGTGGGACACCCATTGGACGCTGCCCGGCGGTCGTGTCGAAGTAGGCGAAGAAAGCGATGTGGCGCTGGCGCGCGAGATCGAGGAGGAGATGGGCGTTATCGCCCGGATCGGCGCCCTGCGGTTCGTGATGGAGAATTTCTTTTCCTACAACGGCATCTCGTTTCACGAGATGGGTCTTTATTACACCGTCACCTTGCCCGAGGCCTTCCCGTTTCGCGTCGATGGGGAGATCTGTCACGAATGCGTCGACGGAAATGCCCACCTGCAATTCAAATGGGTCGATGCGCGCGAACCGTCTTTGACCGAGATCGGCTTTCAGCCGGAGAGATTGCGCGGGAGGCTGCTCGGTTCGGACGCCGGGCTCACCCACATTACCCACAGGGAAGCGGAGCGGTGA
- the ruvB gene encoding Holliday junction branch migration DNA helicase RuvB yields MTDFTDAAAGRDDNLDVSLRPSGFSEFIGQEAARANLQVFIEAARQRKAALDHVLFVGPPGLGKTTLAQIISRELGVGFRATSGPVIAKAGDLAALLTNLEERDVLFIDEIHRLNPAVEEILYPAMEDFQLDLIIGEGPAARSVRIDLSKFTLVGATTRAGLLTTPLRDRFGIPVRLNFYTPEELVRIVERGSRLMGMTMTPDGAMEVARRSRGTPRIAGRLLRRVTDFALVEGASEINREIADRALLRLDVDAKGLDQLDRRYLKTIAEFYGGGPVGIETISAALSEPRDAIEEIVEPYLIQQGFIQRTPRGRMMTALSFQHMGYAVPQGFVGLQASLFEEDNGE; encoded by the coding sequence TTGACCGATTTCACCGACGCCGCCGCCGGGCGTGACGACAACCTCGACGTTTCCCTTCGCCCATCGGGCTTTTCCGAGTTCATCGGGCAGGAAGCGGCGCGGGCCAATCTGCAGGTGTTCATCGAAGCCGCCAGGCAGCGCAAGGCGGCGCTCGATCACGTGCTGTTCGTCGGCCCTCCAGGGCTGGGCAAGACCACGCTGGCGCAGATCATTTCGCGCGAGCTTGGGGTTGGGTTTCGCGCCACGTCCGGCCCGGTGATCGCCAAGGCCGGCGATCTTGCGGCGCTGCTGACCAATCTCGAAGAGCGGGACGTGCTGTTCATCGACGAGATCCACCGGCTCAATCCGGCGGTGGAGGAAATCCTCTATCCGGCGATGGAGGACTTTCAGCTCGACCTCATCATCGGCGAGGGGCCGGCGGCGCGATCGGTGCGGATCGATCTGTCCAAATTCACCCTGGTTGGCGCCACCACGCGCGCCGGGCTGCTGACCACGCCGCTGCGCGACCGCTTCGGCATTCCCGTCCGGCTCAATTTCTATACGCCCGAAGAACTGGTCAGGATCGTCGAGCGCGGCTCGCGGCTGATGGGCATGACCATGACGCCCGATGGCGCCATGGAAGTGGCTCGCCGCTCCCGCGGAACGCCCCGCATCGCTGGGCGCCTGCTGCGCCGGGTCACCGATTTCGCGCTCGTCGAGGGGGCCTCGGAGATCAACCGCGAGATCGCCGACCGCGCGTTGCTGCGCCTCGATGTGGATGCCAAGGGCCTCGATCAGCTCGACCGGCGATATCTCAAGACCATCGCCGAATTCTACGGCGGCGGTCCGGTCGGCATCGAAACCATTTCCGCCGCGCTTTCCGAGCCGCGCGATGCGATCGAGGAGATCGTCGAGCCTTATCTCATTCAGCAAGGCTTCATCCAGCGCACCCCGCGCGGCCGCATGATGACGGCGCTCTCGTTCCAGCACATGGGCTATGCGGTCCCGCAGGGCTTTGTCGGCCTGCAGGCGAGCCTGTTCGAAGAGGACAATGGCGAATGA